The following are encoded together in the Ovis canadensis isolate MfBH-ARS-UI-01 breed Bighorn chromosome 2, ARS-UI_OviCan_v2, whole genome shotgun sequence genome:
- the SF3B1 gene encoding splicing factor 3B subunit 1 isoform X3 → MAKIAKTHEDIEAQIREIQGKKAALDEAQGVGLDSTGYYDQEIYGGSDSRFAGYVTSIAATELEDDDDDYSSSTSLLGQKKPGYHAPVALLNDIPQSTEQYDPFAEHRPPKIADREDEYKKHRRTMIISPERLDPFADGFYSAA, encoded by the exons ataTTGAAGCACAGATTCGAGAAATTCAAGGCAAGAAGGCAGCTCTTGATGAAGCTCAAGGAGTGGGCCTTGATTCTACGGGTTATTATGACCAGGAAATTTACGGTGGAAGTGACAGCAGGTTTGCTGGATATGTGACATCAATTGCTGCAACTGAACTTGAAGAT GATGACGATGACTACTCATCATCTACAAGTTTGCTTGGTCAGAAGAAGCCAGGATATCATGCCCCTGTGGCATTGCTTAACGATATACCACAGTCAACAGAAcag TATGATCCATTTGCTGAGCATCGACCTCCGAAGATTGCAGATCGGGAAGATGAATACAAAAAGCACAGGCGGACCATGATAATTTCCCCTGAGCGTCTTGATCCTTTTGCAGATG GCTTCTATTCTGCTGCTTGA